The following proteins come from a genomic window of Streptomyces sp. NBC_01716:
- a CDS encoding LacI family DNA-binding transcriptional regulator — protein sequence MTSAPQTRRVTIADVAREAQTSTASVSYALNGRSGVSSATRERVLEVAARLGWSPASAARTLAGAGADTIGLVLSKDPRDLSVEPFYMQFIAGVEATLASRSMGLLLELAPDADAEAEAIRRWHMSRRVDGVLLTDLIPDDPRISVVSEGGIPAVVVGDPRVAAGLTTVWTNDAEAMQQAVEHLAALGHRRITRVAAPRRYVYAAIRDEAFERAARAAGLEHDIVRTDLSQDSGAAAAHTVLSSPRAPTGLLFDNDVMAVVALTTAHELGLSVPSDVSIIAWDDSLLCRLVTPGLTALGHDVVALGAHAARRLLDVIDGADPSTHQDATPTLQVRASTGRAPDEA from the coding sequence ATGACGAGCGCTCCGCAGACCCGGCGGGTCACCATCGCGGACGTCGCGCGGGAGGCACAGACGTCGACCGCGAGCGTCTCCTATGCTCTGAACGGCCGGTCCGGTGTGTCTTCGGCCACGCGCGAACGGGTTCTCGAGGTGGCGGCCCGGCTCGGCTGGTCGCCAGCGAGCGCCGCCCGCACGCTGGCGGGTGCAGGCGCGGACACGATCGGTCTGGTGCTCAGCAAGGACCCTCGTGATCTCTCCGTCGAGCCGTTCTACATGCAGTTCATCGCCGGCGTGGAGGCGACGCTCGCGTCTCGCTCGATGGGGCTCCTGCTCGAGCTCGCGCCCGACGCGGACGCCGAGGCCGAGGCGATCCGGCGATGGCACATGTCGCGTCGTGTCGACGGCGTCCTGCTCACCGATCTGATCCCGGATGATCCGCGGATCTCCGTCGTGTCGGAGGGTGGCATCCCCGCGGTCGTCGTCGGCGACCCGAGGGTCGCCGCCGGACTGACGACGGTGTGGACGAACGACGCCGAGGCGATGCAGCAGGCAGTCGAGCATCTCGCGGCCCTCGGCCATCGACGCATCACCCGTGTTGCGGCCCCCCGCCGCTATGTGTACGCGGCCATCCGCGACGAGGCGTTCGAGCGCGCCGCTCGCGCCGCGGGCCTCGAACACGACATAGTGCGCACCGATCTCTCACAGGATTCCGGTGCGGCAGCCGCGCACACCGTGCTGTCGTCGCCCCGGGCGCCGACGGGTCTGTTGTTCGACAACGACGTCATGGCGGTCGTAGCGCTGACCACCGCACACGAACTGGGTCTCTCGGTCCCCAGCGACGTCTCCATTATCGCGTGGGACGACTCGCTGCTCTGCCGCCTCGTTACGCCGGGGCTGACCGCGCTCGGCCACGATGTCGTCGCCCTCGGGGCCCATGCCGCGCGCCGACTTCTCGACGTCATCGACGGCGCGGACCCGTCCACTCATCAGGACGCGACCCCAACGCTGCAGGTCAGAGCCTCGACCGGTCGTGCGCCGGACGAGGCCTGA
- a CDS encoding FAD-dependent oxidoreductase has product MTRQQADLLIIGGGVGGVSAALAALRRGRSVIMTEQTPWLGGQLTAQLVPSDEHRRIETTGRNRSYAQFRELVREHYRTYYPLTAAARTDQHLNPGAAWVSPLSVEPKVILAVIHSMLRPYEASGRLTLMLKTSPVAVHTDGDRVTAVTVRDRAGDVCDLSAPFVLDATELGDLLELGGVEFVTGREARGETGEPGAPETGDPLDMQSVTWCFAVEHLAGQDHTIDRPDDYGFFREWRPPQLDGEKILGFRRAAHDGSIARQYTLRVNDDDDPFAIDVDHRNMGEAPELWNYRRVAARRQFEDGAYESDIVIVNWPMNDYAGGTVFGSDDAAVHWDRSKALSRSLLYWLQTEAPRPDGGVGWPGLRLAPRVTGTSDGFAMMPYFRESRRIRAERTILEQDFDRDLRDGRGAERYPDTVGVGHYYWIDRHATTGGSAGGGGLPEPFEIPLGALLPQRVRNLLPAAKNIGTTHISNGSYRLQPVEWSIGEAAGALASYCLDHGLEPSAVRSDAHRLGDFQRDLERGGVQLRWDPALRW; this is encoded by the coding sequence CGGCATTGCGCCGCGGCAGATCGGTGATCATGACCGAGCAGACGCCGTGGCTGGGAGGACAGTTGACGGCTCAACTGGTGCCCAGCGACGAGCACCGACGCATCGAGACAACCGGCCGCAACCGCAGCTACGCCCAGTTCCGCGAGCTCGTCCGCGAGCACTACCGGACTTACTATCCGCTCACCGCAGCCGCGAGAACCGACCAGCACCTTAACCCCGGCGCGGCGTGGGTCAGTCCGCTCAGCGTCGAGCCGAAGGTCATCCTCGCGGTGATCCACAGCATGCTGCGCCCGTACGAAGCGTCCGGACGACTCACGCTCATGCTCAAGACGTCGCCCGTCGCTGTCCACACCGACGGTGACCGCGTCACCGCGGTGACGGTACGCGATCGCGCGGGAGATGTGTGCGACCTCTCCGCGCCGTTCGTGCTGGACGCGACCGAGCTCGGTGACCTCCTGGAACTCGGCGGAGTCGAGTTCGTCACCGGCCGCGAGGCCCGCGGCGAGACCGGCGAGCCAGGCGCACCGGAGACCGGCGATCCCCTCGACATGCAGAGCGTCACCTGGTGCTTCGCGGTCGAGCACCTCGCCGGCCAGGACCACACCATCGACCGACCCGACGACTACGGCTTCTTCCGCGAGTGGCGACCGCCGCAGCTCGACGGCGAGAAGATACTCGGGTTCCGCCGTGCCGCCCACGACGGATCGATCGCCAGGCAGTACACGCTGCGCGTGAACGACGACGACGACCCGTTCGCCATCGACGTGGACCACCGCAACATGGGCGAAGCCCCCGAGCTGTGGAACTACCGCCGCGTCGCAGCGCGGCGCCAGTTCGAGGACGGCGCGTACGAGAGTGACATCGTCATCGTGAACTGGCCGATGAACGACTACGCCGGCGGTACGGTGTTCGGCAGCGACGACGCGGCGGTCCACTGGGATCGGTCGAAGGCGCTGAGTCGGTCGCTGCTCTACTGGCTACAGACGGAGGCTCCGCGACCCGACGGCGGCGTCGGCTGGCCCGGACTGCGCCTCGCGCCGCGCGTCACGGGGACGTCGGACGGTTTCGCCATGATGCCGTACTTCCGGGAGTCACGCCGCATTCGAGCGGAGCGGACGATCCTCGAGCAGGACTTCGACCGGGACCTCCGCGACGGCCGGGGCGCCGAGCGCTATCCGGACACCGTGGGCGTCGGTCACTACTACTGGATCGACCGGCACGCCACGACCGGTGGCAGCGCGGGCGGCGGCGGCCTGCCGGAGCCGTTCGAGATCCCGCTCGGCGCTCTCCTGCCGCAGCGTGTACGGAACCTTCTCCCCGCCGCGAAGAACATCGGCACCACGCACATCTCCAACGGCAGCTACCGACTGCAGCCCGTCGAGTGGTCCATCGGCGAGGCCGCGGGAGCCCTCGCCTCATACTGCCTCGACCACGGCCTCGAGCCGTCCGCAGTGCGCTCCGATGCGCACCGGCTCGGCGATTTCCAGCGCGACCTCGAACGCGGAGGTGTGCAGCTGCGCTGGGATCCCGCGCTCCGCTGGTAG
- a CDS encoding glycoside hydrolase family 2 protein: MERPGPVPVELKRLGYAGTHLARRGGVRMRTTLDLAGRWTWTVVADGQTSVPESAIPLIGQVIDAQVPGAIHLDLLAADLIPDPFVDQNEDEVSWVSRCDWGLSRTFAAAVGAERIDLVLDGVDTVASVAVNGRTVGSTRNMHRSSRFDITAVAAETNAVDVRFTSAYTEAERWERSLGGRPSAYPQPFAFIRKMASSFGWDWGPTLPGCGLWRDVKVETWSTARIAGVRPLVDLFEDTGILTAHIDLERTGSGATLPFHLEVEIAGQAVHAEVQPGEDSATVVVAVPDVRRWYPRGLGEPHLYPVDVSLWSGKEQLDEYHTRVGFRTVAIDRAPDAHGTPFVVTVNERPLFVKGVNWIPESVFPGAVTADRVRTRLEQAADANVNLVRVWGGGVYESDAFYKACDELGLLVWQDFLFACAAYPEEEPIRSEMLAEARENIVRLSSHPSLAIWNGNNENLWMRLDKDWAAQPGGELTWGERYYLEWLPDLVRELDPTRPYTEGSPWSGSWAHDPNDTDHQTFHSWDAWNADDYAVYRDSSPRFVSEFGWQGAAAWRTLRDAITDRELRIDAENVRHHQKAIDGHAKLARNLARHLPPTEDFDRWHLQTQWMQVEAVRTGVLHWRASWPRTTGTIVWQLNDLWPVTSWSAIDSAGRCKPLYFALRDIYAPRVVTIEPCDGALELCVINDDDEAWDTMAHLARRRLDGVPAAERSHSLSVPPRSVTRLTLPSAVAESSDPGSEFIIATVDDERAVWHFASPRDARLNGTPLEVTVTAVTGGLDIGVRSHHLARDVLVQPDRIHPEATVDRGFTTVLPGETEIFRVRAPEPLDAASPQAAFVVASLSDTIHSD, encoded by the coding sequence ATGGAGCGGCCGGGTCCCGTCCCGGTGGAACTTAAGCGCTTAGGCTACGCTGGAACGCACTTGGCTCGGCGAGGAGGAGTCCGCATGCGCACGACGTTGGACCTGGCAGGACGTTGGACATGGACAGTCGTTGCGGACGGCCAGACTTCGGTGCCAGAATCGGCCATCCCGCTCATCGGCCAGGTCATCGATGCGCAGGTTCCAGGAGCGATCCACCTCGACCTGCTGGCAGCGGACCTCATCCCCGACCCCTTCGTTGACCAGAACGAGGACGAAGTCTCGTGGGTGTCGAGATGCGACTGGGGACTCAGCCGCACGTTCGCCGCCGCCGTTGGCGCAGAGCGGATCGACCTCGTCCTCGACGGTGTCGACACCGTCGCATCCGTCGCAGTCAACGGGCGGACGGTCGGAAGCACCCGGAACATGCATCGTTCCTCCCGGTTCGACATCACGGCGGTCGCGGCCGAGACGAATGCCGTCGATGTCCGATTCACGTCCGCGTACACGGAGGCGGAGCGATGGGAGCGCTCGCTCGGAGGCCGGCCCAGCGCCTATCCACAGCCCTTCGCGTTCATCCGGAAGATGGCGAGCAGCTTTGGCTGGGACTGGGGACCGACCCTCCCAGGTTGCGGATTGTGGCGCGACGTCAAGGTGGAGACGTGGAGCACTGCGCGGATCGCCGGGGTCCGTCCCCTGGTCGACTTGTTCGAGGACACCGGCATCCTCACCGCCCACATCGACCTCGAGCGAACCGGCTCGGGGGCAACACTCCCGTTCCACCTGGAGGTCGAGATCGCCGGGCAGGCTGTCCACGCCGAGGTCCAGCCCGGCGAGGACTCCGCGACCGTCGTCGTCGCCGTTCCCGACGTACGACGGTGGTACCCGCGAGGACTTGGCGAACCACACCTGTATCCGGTCGATGTCTCGCTCTGGTCCGGGAAGGAGCAGCTCGACGAGTACCACACACGGGTCGGCTTCCGGACTGTCGCCATCGACCGGGCACCCGACGCTCACGGCACCCCGTTCGTGGTCACGGTGAACGAGCGCCCTCTGTTCGTCAAGGGCGTGAATTGGATCCCAGAGAGTGTCTTCCCCGGGGCGGTCACCGCCGACCGCGTCCGGACCCGTCTGGAACAGGCCGCTGACGCGAACGTGAACCTCGTCCGCGTATGGGGCGGAGGGGTCTACGAGAGCGACGCGTTCTACAAAGCGTGCGACGAGCTCGGCCTGCTCGTGTGGCAGGACTTTCTCTTCGCGTGCGCCGCCTACCCCGAGGAGGAGCCGATCCGCTCCGAGATGCTCGCCGAGGCCCGCGAGAACATCGTGCGGCTCAGCTCTCATCCCAGCCTTGCCATCTGGAACGGGAACAACGAGAACCTCTGGATGCGCCTCGACAAGGACTGGGCGGCGCAGCCAGGAGGTGAGCTCACCTGGGGCGAGCGGTACTACCTCGAGTGGCTCCCGGACCTCGTTCGCGAGCTCGACCCCACCCGTCCTTACACGGAGGGGAGCCCTTGGTCGGGCAGCTGGGCGCACGACCCGAACGACACCGACCACCAGACGTTCCATTCCTGGGACGCCTGGAACGCGGATGACTACGCGGTCTACCGGGACAGCTCTCCGCGCTTCGTGTCCGAGTTCGGCTGGCAGGGCGCAGCGGCTTGGCGAACACTCCGAGATGCGATCACTGACCGGGAGCTGCGCATCGATGCCGAGAACGTGCGCCACCATCAGAAGGCCATTGACGGACACGCGAAGCTTGCGCGCAACCTCGCCCGGCACCTCCCGCCGACGGAGGACTTCGACCGGTGGCACCTGCAGACGCAGTGGATGCAGGTCGAGGCGGTCCGCACCGGCGTGCTGCACTGGCGCGCGAGCTGGCCGCGGACCACGGGCACTATCGTGTGGCAGCTCAACGACCTCTGGCCTGTCACGTCGTGGTCGGCGATCGACAGCGCCGGCCGCTGCAAGCCGCTCTACTTCGCCCTGCGCGACATCTACGCGCCGCGGGTCGTGACCATCGAGCCGTGTGACGGCGCACTGGAGCTCTGCGTCATCAACGACGACGACGAGGCGTGGGACACGATGGCGCACCTCGCTCGGCGGCGCCTCGACGGCGTGCCCGCCGCGGAGCGATCGCACTCGCTCTCGGTTCCTCCGCGTTCGGTGACCCGCCTCACGCTGCCGTCGGCTGTCGCCGAGTCGTCGGATCCAGGCTCCGAGTTCATCATCGCGACGGTCGACGACGAGCGGGCCGTCTGGCACTTCGCTTCGCCGAGGGATGCACGGCTCAACGGAACACCGCTGGAGGTCACGGTCACCGCCGTCACCGGTGGGCTGGACATCGGTGTCCGCTCGCATCACCTCGCGCGCGATGTGCTCGTCCAGCCGGACCGGATCCATCCCGAGGCGACGGTCGACCGTGGCTTCACCACCGTGCTGCCGGGGGAGACGGAGATCTTCCGTGTCCGCGCGCCGGAGCCGCTCGATGCCGCCTCGCCACAGGCTGCGTTCGTCGTTGCCTCGCTGAGCGATACCATCCACTCCGACTGA
- a CDS encoding DUF2238 domain-containing protein produces MTATHPAPAPTLDARLSPRRRLPAALAVAVTAALVVSRFGAADPTTWVLETVWVMAGLPLAILLRHRFPLSGLLCGLLAAHALVLIVGGHYTYAEVPAGDWVRDWLGWDRNPYDRFGHLVQGFVPAILVRELLVRTSPLRGSRWLAPLTVCACLAFSAVFEMLEWFAAVTGGEAADAFLGTQGDVWDTQWDMFCALIGATCALLLLSRVHDRALSRLGRGRLMPRSFRWHA; encoded by the coding sequence TTGACCGCCACTCACCCCGCCCCCGCCCCGACGCTGGACGCGAGGCTGTCGCCCCGGCGCCGTCTGCCGGCCGCCCTCGCCGTCGCGGTGACCGCGGCGCTCGTCGTGTCGAGGTTCGGCGCGGCCGATCCGACGACCTGGGTGCTGGAGACGGTGTGGGTGATGGCGGGTCTGCCGCTGGCGATCCTGCTGCGCCACCGCTTCCCGCTGAGCGGTCTGCTGTGCGGGCTGCTGGCGGCGCACGCCCTGGTCCTCATCGTGGGCGGCCACTACACCTACGCGGAGGTGCCCGCAGGGGACTGGGTGCGCGACTGGCTCGGATGGGACCGCAACCCCTACGACCGCTTCGGCCACCTCGTGCAGGGCTTCGTCCCGGCCATCCTGGTACGCGAACTCCTCGTCCGCACCTCCCCGTTGCGAGGCAGCCGCTGGCTCGCCCCGCTCACCGTCTGCGCCTGCCTCGCCTTCAGCGCCGTCTTCGAGATGCTGGAATGGTTCGCGGCGGTCACCGGAGGCGAGGCCGCGGACGCTTTCCTGGGCACGCAGGGAGACGTTTGGGACACCCAGTGGGACATGTTCTGCGCCCTGATCGGCGCCACCTGCGCCCTGCTGCTCCTGAGCCGCGTCCACGACCGCGCCCTCTCCCGTCTGGGGCGGGGCAGGCTGATGCCGCGTTCCTTCAGATGGCACGCATGA